One stretch of Rattus norvegicus strain BN/NHsdMcwi chromosome 12, GRCr8, whole genome shotgun sequence DNA includes these proteins:
- the Hint1l2 gene encoding adenosine 5'-monophosphoramidase HINT1-like — protein MADEIAKAEVAQPGGDTIFGKIICKDIRAKINFEDDRCLAFHDISPQAPTHFLVIPKKHIFQISVADDDDESLPGHLMIVGKKRAADLGLKLGYRMVVNEGAVGGQSVYHIHLHVLGGWQMNWPPG, from the coding sequence ATGGCTGACGAGATTGCCAAGGCTGAAGTGGCCCAGCCCGGTGGTGACACAATCTTCGGCAAGATCATCTGCAAAGACATCCGGGCCAAGATCAATTTCGAGGACGATCGGTGTCTTGCTTTTCATGACATTTCCCCTCAAGCACCAACACACTTTCTGGTGATACCCAAGAAGCACATATTCCAGATTTCTGTggcagatgatgatgatgaaagtcTTCCAGGACATTTAATGATTGTTGGCAAGAAACGTGCTGCAGATCTGGGCCTGAAACTCGGGTATCGGATGGTGGTGAATGAAGGTGCAGTCGGGGGGCAGTCTGTCTATCATATTCACCTCCACGTCCTTGGAGGTTGGCAGATGAACTGGCCTCCTGGCTAA